One window of Mauremys reevesii isolate NIE-2019 linkage group 4, ASM1616193v1, whole genome shotgun sequence genomic DNA carries:
- the LAD1 gene encoding ladinin-1 isoform X1 encodes MSFNRKNWSALSSSLARQRTLEDEEEQARERRRRDRNLSSTTDAEDEALSPVQDTNKLRRLKEAEPPAAATTEEEKLTVVLRPQEIRRQRWQVESSENLRKEKEQPENCREPDMGAGRLEAAPCRGSARDGKALAGEQHQGLAQEPTGPKAEQCPELALEQKVLVGEQHQRLAQDEKDLIADKPPQEPEVTGGQPQGSAREQKDRSHLEVKVFSRGGSRIEQKPDSPVTRPSSQQDTARNPPRAQETAGSPSTQDRPGGSSVASPTQVTYCSSFKRISPRTVSFRVISRKDKEENALTRSASVRLPANSVRLEEKLEKYTSAVQRSEVKSPVTMPRGFLPSLEGVASKRSIFEANAPGKADPAPVRKENLRLPGVVTSRINLWISRAQEPSKDERVKDTGRTDSVTKRNLWAKRPDDSSSDTRL; translated from the exons CAGCCTGGCCAGGCAGAGGACTCTGGAGGATGAGGAGGAACAAGCGAGAGAACGCCGGCGGAGAGACCGCAACCTGAGCTCCACCACCGACGCGGAGGATGAAGCCCTTTCCCCTGTGCAGGATACCAACAA GCTACGGCGGCTCAAGGAAGCAGAGCCACCAGCGGCAGCCACGACCGAAGAGGAGAAGCTCACGGTGGTGCTGAGACCGCAAGAGATCAGGAGGCAGAGGTGGCAGGTGGAGAGCTCAGAAAACCTCAGAAAGGAGAAGGAGCAGCCAGAGAACTGCAGGGAGCCAGACATGGGAGCAGGCCGCCTGGAGGCAGCCCCGTGTCGGGGGTCAGCTCGGGATGGCAAAGCCCTGGCAGGGGAACAGCACCAGGGGCTGGCCCAAGAGCCGACGGGCCCAAAGGCAGAACAATGTCCGGAGTTGGCTCTGGAGCAGAAGGTCCTGGTAGGAGAACAGCATCAGCGGTTGGCTCAGGATGAGAAGGACCTGATAGCTGACAAGCCCCCGCAGGAGCCAGAGGTGACGGGAGGCCAGCCCCAGGGATCAGCTCGGGAGCAGAAAGACCGTAGTCACCTGGAGGTGAAAGTTTTCTCAAGGGGAGGAAGCCGCATAGAACAGAAACCAGACTCCCCAGTTACTCGTCCCTCCAGCCAGCAG GATACAGCACGGAACCCCCCCCGGGCTCAGGAAACAGCAGGGTCACCCTCCACCCAGGACAGACCCGGAGGCTCCTCGGTTGCTTCCCCCACTCAGGTCACCTACTGCAGCTCGTTCAAACGCATCAGCCCCAGGACGGTCTCTTTCCGG GTGATCTCAAGAAAAGACAAGGAAGAAAATGCATTAACCAGAAG tgccagtgTGAGACTTCCAGCCAATAGCGTCAGGCTTgaggagaaactggagaaatACACCTCAGCTGTGCAG CGATCCGAGGTGAAGTCACCTGTGACCATGCCAAGAGGCTTCCTCCCGTCCTTGGAGGGTGTGGCCAGCAAGCGCAGCATCTTCGAGGCCAATGCCCCTGGCAAAgctgatccagcccctgtcagaAAG GAGAATTTGAGGCTCCCTGGCGTGGTGACGTCTCGCATCAACCTGTGGATAAGCAGGGCCCAGGAGCCCAGCAAGGATGAAAGAGTCAAG gaCACTGGGAGAACCGACAGCGTGACAAAGCGCAACCTCTGGGCCAAGCGGCCTGACGACTCCTCCAGTGACACCAGG CTGTAA
- the LAD1 gene encoding ladinin-1 isoform X2, whose translation MSFNRKNWSALSSLARQRTLEDEEEQARERRRRDRNLSSTTDAEDEALSPVQDTNKLRRLKEAEPPAAATTEEEKLTVVLRPQEIRRQRWQVESSENLRKEKEQPENCREPDMGAGRLEAAPCRGSARDGKALAGEQHQGLAQEPTGPKAEQCPELALEQKVLVGEQHQRLAQDEKDLIADKPPQEPEVTGGQPQGSAREQKDRSHLEVKVFSRGGSRIEQKPDSPVTRPSSQQDTARNPPRAQETAGSPSTQDRPGGSSVASPTQVTYCSSFKRISPRTVSFRVISRKDKEENALTRSASVRLPANSVRLEEKLEKYTSAVQRSEVKSPVTMPRGFLPSLEGVASKRSIFEANAPGKADPAPVRKENLRLPGVVTSRINLWISRAQEPSKDERVKDTGRTDSVTKRNLWAKRPDDSSSDTRL comes from the exons CCTGGCCAGGCAGAGGACTCTGGAGGATGAGGAGGAACAAGCGAGAGAACGCCGGCGGAGAGACCGCAACCTGAGCTCCACCACCGACGCGGAGGATGAAGCCCTTTCCCCTGTGCAGGATACCAACAA GCTACGGCGGCTCAAGGAAGCAGAGCCACCAGCGGCAGCCACGACCGAAGAGGAGAAGCTCACGGTGGTGCTGAGACCGCAAGAGATCAGGAGGCAGAGGTGGCAGGTGGAGAGCTCAGAAAACCTCAGAAAGGAGAAGGAGCAGCCAGAGAACTGCAGGGAGCCAGACATGGGAGCAGGCCGCCTGGAGGCAGCCCCGTGTCGGGGGTCAGCTCGGGATGGCAAAGCCCTGGCAGGGGAACAGCACCAGGGGCTGGCCCAAGAGCCGACGGGCCCAAAGGCAGAACAATGTCCGGAGTTGGCTCTGGAGCAGAAGGTCCTGGTAGGAGAACAGCATCAGCGGTTGGCTCAGGATGAGAAGGACCTGATAGCTGACAAGCCCCCGCAGGAGCCAGAGGTGACGGGAGGCCAGCCCCAGGGATCAGCTCGGGAGCAGAAAGACCGTAGTCACCTGGAGGTGAAAGTTTTCTCAAGGGGAGGAAGCCGCATAGAACAGAAACCAGACTCCCCAGTTACTCGTCCCTCCAGCCAGCAG GATACAGCACGGAACCCCCCCCGGGCTCAGGAAACAGCAGGGTCACCCTCCACCCAGGACAGACCCGGAGGCTCCTCGGTTGCTTCCCCCACTCAGGTCACCTACTGCAGCTCGTTCAAACGCATCAGCCCCAGGACGGTCTCTTTCCGG GTGATCTCAAGAAAAGACAAGGAAGAAAATGCATTAACCAGAAG tgccagtgTGAGACTTCCAGCCAATAGCGTCAGGCTTgaggagaaactggagaaatACACCTCAGCTGTGCAG CGATCCGAGGTGAAGTCACCTGTGACCATGCCAAGAGGCTTCCTCCCGTCCTTGGAGGGTGTGGCCAGCAAGCGCAGCATCTTCGAGGCCAATGCCCCTGGCAAAgctgatccagcccctgtcagaAAG GAGAATTTGAGGCTCCCTGGCGTGGTGACGTCTCGCATCAACCTGTGGATAAGCAGGGCCCAGGAGCCCAGCAAGGATGAAAGAGTCAAG gaCACTGGGAGAACCGACAGCGTGACAAAGCGCAACCTCTGGGCCAAGCGGCCTGACGACTCCTCCAGTGACACCAGG CTGTAA